In the genome of Triticum urartu cultivar G1812 chromosome 5, Tu2.1, whole genome shotgun sequence, one region contains:
- the LOC125506012 gene encoding ocs element-binding factor 1-like encodes MLSLQEAIGLDMDAMTSGFGFTPWAPDTCPTLDELMAASSTSSPSSSGGAVDQAAGLVEDEEERRRRQRRKVSNRLSAQRSRARKQQRLEELRGTVARLRAEKRELAAKLHAVARHELAVRRQNARLRAEEAALKRRLHRLLALQRLTQQLRSRRPGPGAGSGPGGAAFPPAAALGLASLMTY; translated from the coding sequence ATGCTGTCTCTGCAGGAGGCGATCGGGCTTGACATGGACGCGATGACGTCCGGGTTCGGGTTCACCCCGTGGGCACCCGACACGTGCCCCACCCTGGACGAGCTCATGGCGGCGTCGTCCACGTCGTCCCCCAGCTCGTCCGGCGGCGCGGTGgaccaggcggcggggctggtgGAGGACGAGGAGGAGCGCCGGCGGCGGCAGCGCCGGAAGGTGTCGAACCGGCTGTCGGCGCAGCGGTCGCGGGCGCGCAAGCAGCAGCGCCTGGAGGAGCTCCGCGGGACGGTGGCTCGCCTCCGCGCCGAGAAGCGCGAGCTGGCCGCCAAGCTGCACGCCGTGGCGCGGCACGAACTCGCCGTGCGCCGCCAGAACGCGCGGCTCCGCGCCGAGGAGGCCGCGCTCAAGCGCCGGCTCCACCGCCTCCTCGCGCTGCAGCGGCTCACGCAGCAGCTCCGGTCGCGTCGTCCGGGGCCGGGCGCTGGCAGCGGGCCGGGAGGAGCCGCCTTCCCGCCGGCGGCAGCGCTGGGGCTGGCTTCCCTCATGACCTACTAG